From a single Paraburkholderia sp. FT54 genomic region:
- a CDS encoding porin, protein MNLGRSIILACGSLATVYVHAQSSVTLYGVVDAGVSYVNNVASQPGAVGARKIQATTGVGVPSRWGLRGTEDLGSGNSAIFVLENGFSVINGTQLQGSRLFGRQAFVGLTNQKLGSVTFGRQYDSVVDFVGPLVSSRQWATQYGAHIGDIDNLYTTFRINNSIKYTSPTYRGLTFGGLYAFSNQAASSSGNGFSNNSAWSVGASYASQALTLGVGHFHLSNPSAGNTGGSNTTGAIVGDYTSPTDIFYTRPVQTQDVTGAGAAYQWDAATIGFVYTFAKLRYVDHSSFSLSNYEINARYQISPAVLAGVALIYSDGEVHGIPSIKNITDGTHPRWTQINAAVQYLLSKRTTVYVAAVYQKAMGDALTAAIDNAGGPTGSNSSYQLAVTAGLRVRF, encoded by the coding sequence ATGAACCTTGGTCGCTCAATTATTCTGGCGTGCGGCAGTCTGGCTACCGTGTATGTCCATGCACAAAGCAGCGTAACGCTCTACGGTGTGGTCGACGCTGGCGTTAGCTACGTGAACAATGTGGCCAGCCAACCCGGAGCCGTCGGCGCCCGGAAGATACAGGCAACGACCGGTGTTGGTGTACCTTCCCGTTGGGGACTTAGAGGGACCGAGGATCTGGGTAGCGGCAATTCCGCTATCTTCGTGCTCGAAAACGGCTTCAGCGTAATCAACGGTACGCAACTGCAAGGTTCGCGGCTATTCGGCCGTCAAGCGTTTGTCGGGTTGACCAATCAGAAGCTGGGTTCGGTGACATTCGGCAGACAGTACGATTCAGTCGTCGACTTTGTCGGACCACTCGTGTCGTCCAGACAATGGGCTACGCAATACGGTGCCCATATCGGTGACATCGACAATCTCTACACTACATTCCGCATCAACAACTCGATCAAGTACACCAGCCCGACATATCGCGGATTGACGTTCGGAGGGCTGTACGCTTTCAGCAATCAGGCCGCAAGCTCGTCGGGAAACGGCTTCTCGAACAATAGCGCGTGGAGCGTCGGGGCGAGTTACGCCTCGCAAGCGTTGACGCTAGGAGTCGGTCACTTTCATCTATCAAACCCGTCGGCCGGAAATACGGGAGGCAGTAACACGACAGGGGCCATTGTCGGCGACTACACAAGCCCCACCGATATCTTCTATACACGCCCAGTGCAGACGCAGGACGTCACGGGAGCAGGCGCCGCGTATCAGTGGGACGCCGCGACGATTGGATTCGTGTACACCTTCGCGAAGTTAAGGTACGTCGACCATTCGAGCTTTTCTCTCTCGAACTACGAAATCAACGCCAGATACCAGATCTCCCCGGCCGTGCTCGCCGGCGTAGCACTCATTTATAGCGACGGAGAGGTCCATGGAATTCCGTCCATAAAGAACATTACGGATGGGACGCACCCTCGTTGGACACAAATAAACGCAGCGGTCCAGTACCTGCTTAGCAAACGTACCACGGTCTATGTAGCCGCCGTCTATCAAAAGGCCATGGGTGACGCGCTGACCGCGGCGATCGACAACGCGGGAGGTCCGACTGGCTCCAACTCCAGCTATCAGTTAGCGGTTACCGCGGGCTTACGCGTCAGGTTCTGA
- a CDS encoding alpha/beta hydrolase, whose product MHELRLETLQVGALRMRVASQGSGRLVLLCHGFPESWHSWRHQLTALAAAGFRAIAPDMRGYGGTDAPPDAESYTMLHLVGDMVELTNVLGESEAVIVGHDWGAPVAWSAAMLRPDLFRAVVGMSVPFHPPTREDLLSALDRQGIRTFYMQYFQTPGVAESEFEADPEAAIRRMTFSMSGDGPERVVAGILAPGAGFLDNTADPETLPGWLTSEEIAYVAGEFARTGFRGGLNWYRGMRRSSELMAAWRGAVIRQPSMFVAGARDDVLKFPGVQARIENLARVLPGLRGCHILDGAGHWIQCERSAEVNELLVAFLNGL is encoded by the coding sequence TTGCACGAACTTCGCCTCGAGACACTGCAGGTGGGCGCACTGCGCATGCGTGTGGCCAGCCAGGGCAGCGGCCGGCTAGTGCTGCTATGTCACGGTTTTCCGGAGTCGTGGCACTCCTGGCGACACCAGTTGACGGCGCTTGCCGCCGCGGGTTTCCGCGCCATTGCGCCCGATATGCGCGGCTACGGCGGCACTGATGCGCCGCCGGATGCGGAGTCGTACACGATGCTGCATCTCGTCGGTGACATGGTCGAACTCACCAACGTGCTCGGCGAGAGCGAGGCGGTGATCGTCGGCCACGATTGGGGCGCGCCGGTGGCCTGGAGCGCGGCGATGTTGCGGCCGGATCTGTTTCGTGCCGTCGTCGGTATGAGCGTGCCGTTTCATCCGCCTACGCGGGAAGACTTGCTCAGTGCATTGGATCGACAAGGAATACGAACATTCTACATGCAGTATTTCCAGACGCCTGGCGTGGCTGAGAGCGAGTTCGAGGCCGACCCCGAAGCCGCGATTCGACGCATGACTTTCAGCATGTCGGGTGACGGGCCCGAGCGCGTCGTGGCGGGAATATTGGCGCCCGGCGCAGGCTTTCTCGACAACACGGCGGACCCCGAGACGCTGCCAGGCTGGCTCACCAGCGAAGAGATCGCTTATGTGGCCGGCGAGTTCGCGCGCACCGGCTTTAGAGGGGGCCTGAACTGGTACCGCGGCATGCGCCGCTCGTCGGAACTGATGGCCGCATGGCGAGGAGCCGTGATCCGCCAGCCCTCGATGTTCGTGGCCGGCGCGAGAGACGATGTTCTTAAGTTTCCGGGCGTGCAGGCCCGTATCGAGAATCTGGCGCGCGTGCTACCTGGATTGCGTGGCTGCCACATTCTCGATGGGGCGGGTCATTGGATTCAGTGCGAGCGTTCAGCCGAAGTGAACGAATTGCTCGTTGCGTTCTTGAATGGGCTCTAG
- a CDS encoding NAD(P)/FAD-dependent oxidoreductase — protein sequence MDTQPIETDYLVIGAGATAMAFVDTLLGETGAHVVMIDRHHRPGGHWNNAYPFVGLHQPSAFYGVNSRELSTWTKDETGLNKGMYELASGAEVLSHFDQVMRQRFLPSGRVQWFPMSDHSARPDGTHRFKSLLNGDERQVIARKKLVNATHARTEVPSTHRPKYTVAPDVKCIPLNRLPDIQRAHACYTVVGAGKTGMDACLWLLQNGVAPSRIRWIMPRDAWLLDRANTQPGAENLERTIGGTIGQFEAITEATSIPDLFARLEQRGLLLRIDKTVEPRMYRCAIISQAELEQLRRIEDIVRLGHLQSVQSTRIMLDRGSLPADPDTLYIDCSAGAIQMPPALPVFDGDQINLLMVRWCQPVFSAALIAYVESHVIDPVEKNTLCRLVPSPEHPVDWLRMWAVTLANMASWRQNAGLNAWLSQCRLNSQNAIMRGMRPDDTAKLALLLESGAKAAAAAARLPTLLATLN from the coding sequence ATGGACACTCAACCGATCGAAACCGACTATCTCGTCATTGGCGCCGGCGCGACCGCCATGGCTTTCGTCGACACGCTGCTCGGCGAGACCGGAGCCCACGTGGTGATGATCGACAGACACCATCGTCCAGGCGGTCACTGGAACAACGCCTATCCATTCGTCGGTCTGCACCAGCCGTCCGCGTTTTACGGTGTGAATTCGCGCGAGCTGAGCACCTGGACCAAGGACGAGACGGGCCTGAACAAAGGCATGTACGAGTTGGCGAGCGGCGCGGAAGTGCTAAGCCATTTCGACCAGGTGATGCGGCAGCGCTTCTTGCCCTCGGGCCGCGTTCAATGGTTTCCGATGAGCGATCACAGCGCGCGCCCTGACGGCACACATCGCTTCAAGTCGTTGTTGAATGGCGATGAGCGGCAGGTGATCGCGCGCAAAAAACTCGTGAACGCTACCCATGCGCGGACAGAGGTGCCTTCAACGCATCGTCCGAAGTACACGGTTGCGCCGGACGTGAAGTGCATACCGTTGAACCGGCTGCCCGACATTCAACGTGCGCATGCTTGCTATACGGTGGTGGGTGCCGGCAAGACCGGAATGGATGCCTGCCTCTGGCTGCTGCAAAACGGAGTGGCCCCGTCGCGTATCCGCTGGATCATGCCGCGCGATGCGTGGCTGCTGGATCGCGCCAACACGCAGCCCGGCGCGGAGAATCTGGAGCGGACGATCGGCGGCACGATTGGTCAGTTCGAAGCCATCACCGAGGCGACTTCGATACCTGATCTGTTTGCCAGGCTGGAACAGCGCGGCCTGCTCTTGCGCATCGACAAGACAGTCGAACCCCGCATGTATCGATGCGCCATCATTTCTCAAGCGGAACTGGAACAACTCCGGCGCATCGAAGACATCGTGCGTCTCGGTCACCTGCAATCCGTGCAGTCGACGCGGATCATGCTCGATCGAGGCTCGCTACCCGCCGACCCCGACACGCTCTACATCGACTGCTCCGCCGGCGCGATCCAGATGCCACCGGCGCTGCCCGTGTTCGACGGCGACCAGATCAATCTGCTGATGGTGCGCTGGTGCCAACCGGTGTTCAGTGCCGCGCTGATTGCGTATGTCGAGAGCCACGTCATTGACCCGGTCGAGAAGAACACGCTGTGCCGCCTCGTGCCCAGCCCCGAGCATCCGGTCGACTGGTTGCGCATGTGGGCCGTGACCCTTGCCAACATGGCGAGCTGGCGGCAGAACGCGGGCTTGAACGCGTGGCTGTCGCAATGCCGGCTGAACAGCCAGAACGCGATCATGCGCGGCATGCGGCCCGACGACACCGCCAAGCTCGCCTTGTTGCTGGAGAGCGGGGCCAAGGCCGCGGCGGCCGCCGCCAGGCTGCCCACGTTGCTTGCCACTTTAAACTGA
- a CDS encoding glutathione S-transferase C-terminal domain-containing protein, whose product MLTLYSYPDLFGVADNNPFGLKVFAFMRLCGMDFEHRHILDTSLAPRGQLPYLVDGEETIGDSDRIIAHLKSRYDLRIDNTLSLGQLNLGFLVQRTLDDLYWTMSFSRWRDDRFWPLFRDAILAAHADVTASDLEAAREYNRLRYHYQGIGRYEPEQVYARGIDDLRVVADLLGNDGFVFGPEPTTVDAAIYGFVANIYFYQIDTPLKQYVLSRPTLVRHCEAIHERINVRVY is encoded by the coding sequence ATGCTGACGCTTTATTCCTACCCCGACCTGTTTGGCGTCGCCGACAACAATCCCTTCGGTCTCAAGGTATTCGCATTCATGCGTCTGTGCGGGATGGACTTCGAGCATCGCCACATCCTCGATACGAGCCTCGCGCCGCGTGGACAGTTGCCGTATCTGGTCGATGGCGAAGAAACAATCGGCGATAGCGACCGGATCATCGCCCATCTAAAGAGTCGATACGACCTGCGGATCGACAACACGCTTTCGCTAGGGCAATTGAATCTCGGCTTCCTGGTCCAAAGAACGCTGGATGACCTGTACTGGACAATGAGCTTTTCACGCTGGCGCGACGATCGTTTCTGGCCATTATTTCGCGACGCCATTCTTGCAGCACACGCAGACGTAACCGCGAGCGATCTCGAAGCCGCGCGCGAATACAACCGGTTGCGGTATCACTATCAGGGCATTGGCCGCTATGAACCGGAGCAGGTCTACGCGAGAGGTATCGACGATCTGCGTGTGGTGGCGGACCTGCTCGGCAACGACGGATTTGTTTTTGGGCCCGAGCCTACCACCGTCGATGCGGCGATCTATGGCTTTGTCGCGAACATCTACTTCTACCAGATCGACACGCCGTTGAAGCAGTACGTGCTCTCGCGTCCTACGCTCGTTCGCCATTGCGAGGCCATCCATGAGCGGATCAACGTTAGGGTTTATTGA
- a CDS encoding SGNH/GDSL hydrolase family protein, translating into MAISLLPACGGHGNGNGSSSGSTATPAGGINLQIVSFGDSLSDVGTYAPIASVVGGGRFTTNPGQVWSQDVAQYYGDTLKAAYTIDITHKLNAQGGLGYAEGGATVATPANQSDFLTAVIGNVEMPVNQQVSSYLAAHGSFNSNQLVLVWAGANDVLRAGPLPAAAPTVETAANTLAQIVGQIVQNGGAHVVVVNLPNAGLSPQGIASSDGGANLTQLSQLFNDTLNTALQTGGLQSKVIQIDAYTWLNGIIANFQANGFTVSNTSQACDPKKTPNDTALLCSPPTYVTSNADQTYMFADELHPTTHLHSLFAQFVEQQLVKSGLGH; encoded by the coding sequence GTGGCGATCTCACTCCTTCCGGCCTGCGGCGGGCACGGAAACGGAAACGGTTCGAGTAGCGGCAGCACAGCCACGCCGGCAGGCGGCATCAATCTGCAAATCGTCTCGTTTGGCGACAGTCTGTCGGACGTCGGGACCTACGCTCCGATCGCGAGCGTGGTTGGCGGCGGGCGCTTCACCACGAATCCCGGACAAGTGTGGAGTCAGGACGTCGCGCAGTACTACGGCGACACGCTGAAGGCCGCGTACACGATCGACATCACGCATAAACTCAATGCGCAGGGCGGCCTCGGTTATGCGGAAGGCGGCGCCACGGTAGCGACGCCGGCAAACCAGTCCGATTTTCTGACCGCAGTGATCGGCAACGTCGAAATGCCTGTGAATCAGCAGGTTTCGAGTTACCTGGCCGCACACGGCAGCTTTAACTCCAATCAACTGGTGCTCGTCTGGGCGGGCGCGAACGACGTGCTTCGTGCCGGGCCGCTGCCGGCTGCGGCGCCGACCGTGGAGACGGCGGCCAACACCCTCGCTCAGATTGTCGGCCAGATCGTCCAGAACGGCGGCGCGCACGTCGTGGTGGTCAATCTTCCGAATGCCGGACTCTCGCCGCAGGGCATTGCGTCGTCCGATGGCGGGGCAAACCTGACCCAGTTATCGCAACTGTTCAACGATACCCTGAACACCGCGTTGCAGACCGGTGGCCTGCAATCGAAAGTCATCCAGATCGATGCCTATACGTGGTTGAACGGAATCATCGCGAACTTCCAGGCCAATGGCTTCACCGTATCGAACACCAGTCAGGCCTGCGACCCCAAGAAAACGCCCAATGACACGGCCTTGCTGTGCTCGCCGCCCACCTACGTGACCTCGAACGCGGACCAGACGTACATGTTCGCCGACGAACTCCATCCGACAACGCATCTGCATTCGCTGTTCGCCCAGTTCGTGGAGCAACAACTCGTCAAAAGCGGCCTGGGTCACTGA
- the oxlT gene encoding oxalate/formate MFS antiporter yields the protein MGHSGVSEKGRIAFTHHRWVQLAIGIVCMGLVANLQYAWTLFVVPMDNAHHWGQAAIQTAFTIFIVTETWLVPVEGWLVDKFGPRPVVIGGSLCAALGWIIDAHASSLTALYVAAVIAGIGAGCVYGTCVGTALKWFPDKRGLAAGLTAAGFGAGAAITVIPIADMIQRSGYQHTFMFFGIFQGVCILLLATMLIRPKPPATAVVPKRIVASKIDYTPGEMIRSPLFWVLYLMFVFVAAGGIIATAQLGPIAKEYGFAKLPVNLMGITLPLLTMTLSIDNLCNGFTRPLCGFLSDRIGRENTMFMIFLGEGVALLGLMQFGHNPYAFMFFAAAVFLCWGEIFSIFPATCADTFGSKYAAANAGTLYTAKGTASMLVPLASVLSANGGWSTVFISAAVVSIAAAVSAKFVLAPMRKRWIENSGAPANVVMAEARLQPSSGGSPD from the coding sequence ATGGGACATTCCGGTGTATCGGAAAAAGGCCGCATTGCATTCACGCATCACCGCTGGGTGCAACTCGCGATCGGCATTGTGTGCATGGGGCTCGTCGCGAACCTGCAATACGCATGGACACTGTTCGTCGTACCGATGGACAACGCCCATCATTGGGGACAAGCGGCGATCCAGACCGCATTCACGATCTTCATCGTCACCGAAACCTGGCTCGTGCCCGTCGAAGGCTGGCTCGTCGACAAGTTCGGGCCGCGCCCCGTCGTGATCGGCGGTTCGCTGTGCGCGGCGCTCGGCTGGATCATCGACGCGCATGCAAGCAGTCTCACCGCGCTATACGTCGCGGCAGTCATCGCTGGGATCGGCGCGGGCTGCGTGTACGGCACCTGCGTCGGCACGGCGCTCAAATGGTTTCCGGACAAACGCGGCCTGGCGGCCGGTTTGACCGCGGCGGGCTTTGGCGCCGGCGCGGCTATCACGGTCATTCCAATTGCCGACATGATTCAGCGTTCGGGCTACCAGCACACGTTCATGTTCTTCGGCATTTTCCAGGGCGTCTGCATTCTGCTGCTCGCCACCATGCTGATCCGGCCGAAGCCGCCGGCAACCGCTGTCGTCCCTAAACGCATCGTCGCTAGCAAGATCGACTACACGCCCGGCGAGATGATCCGTTCGCCGCTCTTCTGGGTGCTGTATCTGATGTTCGTGTTCGTTGCGGCCGGCGGCATCATCGCGACCGCGCAGCTCGGGCCGATTGCGAAGGAATACGGCTTTGCCAAGCTGCCCGTGAATCTGATGGGCATCACGCTGCCGCTGCTCACGATGACGCTGTCGATCGACAACCTGTGCAACGGCTTTACCCGTCCCTTGTGCGGCTTTCTGTCGGACCGCATCGGCCGGGAAAACACGATGTTCATGATCTTTCTCGGCGAAGGCGTCGCACTGCTGGGACTCATGCAGTTCGGCCATAACCCGTACGCCTTCATGTTCTTCGCGGCCGCCGTGTTCCTGTGCTGGGGCGAAATCTTCTCGATCTTCCCGGCGACCTGCGCGGACACGTTCGGCAGCAAATACGCCGCCGCCAACGCAGGCACGCTTTACACCGCGAAGGGCACCGCATCGATGCTGGTACCACTTGCATCGGTGCTGTCGGCGAACGGCGGATGGAGCACGGTGTTCATCTCGGCCGCCGTGGTGTCGATCGCGGCAGCCGTATCCGCGAAGTTCGTCCTCGCCCCCATGAGAAAGCGCTGGATCGAAAACTCAGGCGCGCCGGCCAACGTGGTCATGGCTGAGGCAAGGCTGCAACCGTCGTCCGGCGGCTCGCCTGATTGA
- the oxc gene encoding oxalyl-CoA decarboxylase gives MAEADQPTTDDTSTQQATETTDGFHLVIDALKLNDINTIFGLVGIPITDLARLAQAEGMRFIGFRHEQHAGNAAAVAGYMTKKPGICLTVSAPGFLNGLTALANATTNCFPMILISGSSEREIVDLQQGDYEEMDQLNAAKPYAKAAYRVLHAEDIGIGVARAIRAAVSGRPGGVYLDLPAKLLAQTIDAVKAQQSLVRVIDAAPRQLPAPESVKRAIDVLKGAKRPLILLGKGAAYAQADAEIRAFVEQSGIPYLPMSMAKGLLPDTHEQSASAARSFVLQEADVVVLIGARLNWLLSHGKGKTWGAEPKKFVQIDISPTEIDSNVAIAAPVIGDIGSCVAALREGIDASYTKPGAEWTGAIAERKNKNLAKMAATLDKNPSPMNFHSALRAIRDVLKTRPDINVVNEGANTLDYARSIIDMYEPRKRFDSGTWGIMGIGMGFAIGAAVTSGKPVVAIEGDSAFGFSGMELETICRYDLPVCTIVFNNNGVYRGTDVNPTGGKDVAPTVFVKNARYDKMIEAFGGVGYHATTPEELTKALLESIASGKPSLINAVIDEAAGTESGRLTNLNPQSAAMKK, from the coding sequence ATGGCAGAAGCCGACCAGCCCACAACAGACGATACGTCGACACAACAGGCGACCGAGACGACCGACGGATTCCATCTCGTCATCGACGCGCTGAAACTGAACGACATCAACACCATCTTTGGCCTCGTCGGCATCCCGATCACCGACCTGGCGCGGCTTGCCCAAGCGGAAGGGATGCGTTTCATCGGCTTTCGGCATGAGCAGCACGCAGGCAATGCAGCGGCCGTTGCCGGCTACATGACGAAGAAGCCGGGGATCTGCCTGACGGTCTCGGCGCCGGGCTTTCTGAACGGACTCACCGCGCTCGCCAATGCGACCACCAACTGCTTCCCGATGATCCTGATCAGCGGGTCGAGCGAGCGCGAAATCGTCGACCTGCAGCAAGGCGATTACGAAGAGATGGATCAGCTGAATGCAGCCAAGCCGTATGCCAAGGCCGCCTATCGTGTGCTGCATGCGGAAGATATCGGCATCGGCGTGGCGCGGGCCATCCGGGCCGCAGTGTCGGGCCGCCCCGGCGGCGTGTATCTGGATTTGCCCGCCAAGCTGCTCGCGCAAACGATAGACGCCGTGAAGGCGCAGCAATCGCTGGTGCGCGTGATCGATGCCGCGCCGCGTCAGTTGCCCGCGCCGGAATCGGTCAAGCGCGCGATTGACGTGCTGAAGGGCGCGAAGCGCCCACTGATCCTGCTCGGCAAGGGCGCGGCGTATGCGCAGGCTGACGCCGAGATTCGCGCGTTCGTCGAACAAAGCGGCATTCCGTATCTGCCGATGTCGATGGCCAAGGGCCTGCTGCCCGACACGCACGAGCAATCGGCGTCGGCGGCGCGTTCGTTCGTGCTGCAGGAAGCCGACGTCGTCGTGCTGATCGGCGCGCGGCTGAACTGGCTGCTCTCGCATGGCAAGGGCAAGACGTGGGGCGCGGAGCCGAAGAAGTTCGTCCAGATCGACATCTCGCCGACCGAAATCGACAGCAACGTCGCGATTGCCGCGCCGGTGATCGGCGATATCGGCTCGTGCGTGGCGGCCCTGCGTGAAGGCATCGATGCCAGCTACACGAAGCCGGGCGCCGAGTGGACCGGCGCGATCGCCGAGCGCAAGAACAAGAACCTCGCCAAGATGGCCGCGACGCTCGACAAGAACCCGTCGCCGATGAATTTCCACAGCGCGTTGCGCGCGATCCGCGACGTGCTGAAGACGCGCCCCGACATCAACGTCGTCAACGAAGGCGCGAACACGCTCGACTACGCGCGCAGCATCATCGACATGTACGAGCCGCGCAAACGCTTCGACTCGGGCACGTGGGGAATCATGGGCATCGGCATGGGCTTCGCGATCGGCGCGGCGGTGACGAGCGGCAAACCGGTCGTCGCGATCGAAGGCGATAGCGCGTTCGGCTTCAGCGGCATGGAGCTCGAAACCATCTGCCGTTACGACTTGCCGGTTTGCACGATCGTCTTCAACAACAACGGCGTGTATCGCGGCACCGACGTGAACCCGACTGGCGGCAAGGACGTCGCGCCGACCGTGTTCGTGAAGAACGCGCGCTACGACAAGATGATCGAGGCATTCGGCGGCGTCGGCTATCACGCGACCACGCCGGAAGAATTGACGAAGGCGCTGCTCGAATCGATCGCATCGGGCAAGCCGAGCTTGATCAATGCCGTCATCGACGAAGCGGCCGGCACCGAAAGCGGTCGATTGACCAATCTGAATCCGCAAAGCGCGGCAATGAAAAAGTAA
- the frc gene encoding formyl-CoA transferase, with the protein MTKPLEGIRIIDFTHVQAGPACTQLLAWFGADVIKVERPGSGDVTRNQLRDIPDADALYFTMLNSNKKSLTLDTKKPEGKEVLEKLIRESDVLVENFGPGALDRMGFSWERLNELNPKMIVASVKGFSDGHHYDDLKVYENVAQCAGGAASTTGFWDGPPTISAAALGDSNTGMHLAIGILTALLGRDKTGKGQKVAVSMQDSVLNLCRVKLRDQQRLERVGYLEEYPQYPHGEFSDVVPRGGNAGGGGQPGWVLKCKGWETDPNAYIYFTIQGHAWEPICKALGKPEWIDDPAYKTAEARQPHIFDIFNTIEGWLADKTKFEAVDILRKFDIPCAPVLTMKELANDPSLRASGTIVEVPHKKRGTYLTVGSPIKFSDLKPEVTASPLLGEHTDEVLASLGYSQQDIFNLREVKAV; encoded by the coding sequence ATGACCAAACCTCTCGAAGGCATCAGGATCATCGACTTCACCCACGTTCAAGCCGGCCCTGCCTGTACGCAGTTGCTCGCCTGGTTCGGCGCGGACGTCATCAAGGTTGAGCGGCCGGGTTCCGGCGACGTGACGCGCAATCAGTTACGCGATATCCCCGATGCCGACGCGTTGTACTTCACGATGCTCAACAGCAACAAGAAGTCACTCACGCTGGACACGAAAAAACCCGAAGGCAAGGAGGTGCTCGAAAAGCTGATCCGCGAATCGGACGTGCTGGTCGAGAATTTCGGCCCGGGCGCGTTGGACCGGATGGGTTTTTCGTGGGAACGGCTGAACGAACTCAACCCGAAGATGATCGTCGCTTCGGTGAAGGGCTTCAGCGACGGCCACCACTACGACGACCTGAAGGTCTACGAAAACGTCGCGCAATGCGCGGGCGGCGCGGCCTCCACCACCGGCTTCTGGGACGGCCCGCCGACCATCAGCGCGGCTGCGCTCGGCGACAGCAATACCGGCATGCATCTGGCCATCGGCATTCTGACCGCACTGTTGGGACGCGACAAAACCGGCAAGGGCCAGAAAGTCGCGGTGTCGATGCAGGACAGCGTGCTGAATCTGTGCCGTGTGAAACTGCGCGACCAGCAACGCCTGGAACGTGTCGGCTACCTCGAGGAATATCCGCAGTATCCGCACGGCGAATTCAGCGATGTCGTGCCGCGCGGCGGTAATGCGGGCGGCGGCGGCCAACCGGGCTGGGTGCTCAAATGCAAGGGCTGGGAAACGGATCCGAACGCATACATCTACTTCACGATCCAGGGCCACGCGTGGGAGCCGATCTGCAAGGCGCTCGGCAAGCCCGAGTGGATCGATGACCCGGCCTACAAGACGGCGGAAGCACGTCAACCGCATATCTTCGACATCTTCAACACGATCGAAGGCTGGCTTGCCGACAAGACCAAGTTCGAAGCGGTCGATATCCTGCGCAAGTTCGACATTCCGTGCGCGCCGGTGCTGACCATGAAAGAGCTGGCGAACGATCCGTCGTTGCGCGCGAGCGGCACGATCGTCGAAGTGCCGCACAAGAAACGCGGCACGTATCTGACTGTCGGCAGCCCGATCAAGTTTTCGGATCTGAAGCCGGAAGTCACCGCGTCGCCGCTGCTCGGCGAACACACCGACGAAGTGCTCGCGAGCCTCGGCTACAGCCAGCAGGACATTTTTAATCTGCGCGAAGTGAAAGCGGTCTAA
- a CDS encoding PAS domain-containing protein, which yields MQNAIDFQQLANAIGDAIIISDARGSITFWNPAAERMFGFAQSEALGNSLDLIIPERLRGRHWDGYQKTMATGETRYGNDVLRVPAVHKDGRSLSIAFTVALLHSPQNELTGIVAVIRDETSRFQEDRLLRKRLAELEASAGA from the coding sequence ATGCAAAACGCCATCGACTTCCAGCAACTTGCCAATGCAATCGGCGACGCGATCATCATTTCAGACGCCCGCGGCAGCATCACCTTCTGGAATCCCGCGGCTGAACGCATGTTCGGCTTCGCGCAAAGCGAGGCGCTCGGCAATTCGCTGGACCTGATCATCCCGGAACGTCTGCGCGGCCGCCATTGGGACGGCTACCAGAAGACCATGGCAACGGGCGAAACCCGCTACGGCAACGACGTGCTGCGCGTCCCCGCCGTGCACAAGGACGGGCGCTCGCTGTCGATTGCCTTTACGGTCGCGTTGCTGCATTCGCCGCAGAACGAACTCACGGGCATCGTCGCCGTGATCCGCGACGAAACCAGCCGCTTCCAGGAGGATCGCCTGCTGCGCAAGCGGCTTGCAGAGCTGGAGGCGTCCGCCGGCGCGTAA